The DNA region GCGGTGGCGGCGCTGCGCGGTACGGCGTCGTAGTAGCGCTCGATGTCGTCGAGCAGGGCGGGGTCCGGAGCATGATCAGCTGAAGTCACGGCGTGCATCCAAGCAGGGGTACCGGTGCGTCGCCACTGTTTTGTCAGGTCGCCCGTGTGCGATGGATTGTTGCCGAACGCTTACCGGCTCGCGGTGATCTTGTGCGTGTACGCCGGGCATGCTGATGCCTTCACAGCTCTGCCGAGGGGGACGGCGGACGTCCGCACTCGGCGAGGCAAGGGGGGAAGTCAGGCCCATGAGGCTCTGCTTTCTGGTGGAGGAGCACTACCGGAGGGACGGCATGCCGCTGGACGTGGCACGTCAACTCACCACGTGGGGACACCGGGTGGAGGTGCTGCGCCCCGGGGACTCGCTGATGGCGATCTCCGAGGCGGTCCGGGCCGGCAGCCACGACGCCTGGGTGCTCAAGACCGTCTCAGGCGGCCCCGGACTCACCCTGCTGGAGGCGGCGGCCACCGTGGGCCTCACCACCGTCAACGACGTCCGCTCGATCCGCGGCGTCCGGGACAAGGCGCTCGCCTCCGTGATCGCCCGCACCCGCGGCCTGCCCGTCCCGGTCACGTATGCCGCGGCCCGTTGGGAGCGGCTCGCCGAGATCCCGGCCGCCGAGTACCCGCTGGTGGTCAAGCCGGCGGACGGCAGCTCCGGGCGGGGCGTGCGGCTGGTGGCCGGGCCCGACGACCTGATCGGCCTCGGGCCCGAACTCGCCGGGCAGGGGCTGCTGATCGCCCAGCCGTACGTGCCCAACGACGGGACGGACCTCAAGGTGTACTGCATCGACGGCGAGCTCTTCGCGACGGAACGTTCCTCCCCGCTGCACCCCGGGGAGGGCGTGCGCGAGCGGCAGGTGCCGCTGCCGGGGAGCGTCGCGCGGATCGCGGCGCAGGTGGGCGAGGTGTTCGGGCTGGACCTGTACGGGGTCGACGTGCTGCTCGGGCCGGACGGGCCGGTGGTGGTGGACGTCAACGACTTCCCGAGCTTCCGGCAGGTGCCGGACGCGGTGGCGCGGGTCGCCCGGGCGGTGCTGCGGCTCGCGCGCAGCGGGACGGCGGGGTCGGTGCCCGCGCTGGTACCGGCGGGCGGCGACTTCGGCCGACTCGGCCTGGTGGACGGTGGGCTGCGGTGAGGGTCGGGCTGATCACGGGCGACCCGGGGCATCCGGTGCTCGCCGCCACCGCCGAGCTACTGGCGCGGCGCGGGTGCGGGGTGGAGGTCGTCCTGCCGGGCGGCGGCGCTTCGGCGGGTGGTCCCGCGGAATCGCTCGCCGACGTCTACCTGCTCAAGGCGCGCACGCCGCAAGCACTGACGCTGGCAAGTGAGTTGGAGCGGCGAGGTGCGGCCGTGGTCAACTCGGCGGCGGCGACGGAACTCTGCCAGGACCGGGTGCGGATGGCGGAGCTCGCCCGGAGCGCCGGGCTGCCGTTCGCGACCACGGTCGCGGCCGGGCGGCTGGCCGAACTCGCGGACCCGGCCTACCCGTTCGTGGTGAAGAGCCGGCACAGCCGACGCCACGACCTGGTCGCTCTGGTCGACAGTGCGGCCCGGCTGCGCGAGCTCGTCGAGCGCTGGCCGCGGGAGGAGGTCGTCACCCAGCCGTACGTCCGGGGCAGCGGCTGGGACCAGAAGCTGTGGGTGGTCGACGGGCAGGTTTTCGCGGCTCGGCGTCGGTCCGAACTCTCCGCGGTCGAGGGAGCGTTGGCGGCTGCGGACGAGTGGGAGCCGTCCGCCGGGCTGGTTGCGCTCGCATTGCGGGTGGGGGAGGCGTTCGGGCTGACGGTGTACGGGGTCGACCTGCTGGACGGGGCCGCCGAGCCGGTCATCGTGGACGTCAACGCCTTCCCCGGGGTGCGCGGGCGGCCCGGCGCGCCCGAGGCGCTCGCCGGGCTCGCGCTGCGGGTCGCATGGGAGCGGGGGCGGCCGTCGGCGAGCGGGGGTGGTTAGGCTGGCTGGCGCCCCCGACCGGCCGGGGCGAACGGCGAGAGAAGACGGAACGTTGCTGCAGGACATCGAGCCCTACCTGGCCTGCCCCCACTGCGCGCAGGCCCTCACCCGGCACGAGCGCAGCCTGCGCTGCCCCGCCGGACACAGCTTCGACCTCGCCAAACAGGGCTACGTCAGCCTCCTCGCCGGCGACGCCCACACCGGTACCGGAGACACCGCCGAGATGGTCGCCGCCCGCGCCGACTTCCTCGCCGCCGGCCACTACCGACCGATCGCCGACGCCCTCGCCGAGGCCGCCACCGCCGTTGCCGTGGTTCCCGGTGCCGCTGCTGTTCCCAATGCTGCCGCCGTTCCCGGTGCCGCGGCTGTCGGTGCCGGCCCGAAGGAGGGCCTGGTCGCCGACCTCGGCGCCGGCACCGGCCACTACCTGGCCCACGTCCTGGACGCCCTGCCCGGCCGGGTCGGCGCCGCCCTCGACATCTCCAAGTTCGCCCTGCGCCGCGCCGCCAAGGCCCACCCCCGGATCGGCGCCGTGGTCTGCGACGCCTGGCGCCCGCTGCCGCTGCGCGACGCCTCCGCCGACCTGATGCTCAACGTCTTCGCCCCGCGCAACGGCCCCGAGATCCGCCGCGTGCTGCGCCCCGGCGGCACCCTGCTGCTGGTCTCGCCCACGGCCCGGCACCTGCGCGAACTCGTGGACGCGCTCGGCCTGTTGTCGGTGGACGAGGACAAGCAGCGCCGGATCGACGAGAAGCTCGGCCCGTACCTGACGCCGGTCGACCAGCGGTCGGTCGAGTTCACCCTGCGGCTGGGCGCGCAGGACGTCCGGACGGTCGTCGGCATGGGACCGAGCGCCTGGCACACCGACCCCGACCGGCTCGCGGCCGCCCTCGCGGCCCTGCCGGAGCCGGTCGAGGTGACCGCCTCGGTGACGGTGGCCGCGTACCGGCGACCGCTGTAGTCAGCGGTGTGCGGCAGGTCCGCCACGTTGGGATGAATCTGGCCAGCAGGCACGTTTCGCCCGGTCGGGCTGCGGCTAACGTCCGACGGGTGAACCCCGACGCCGCCGCGCCCGCCGGGCCGGCCCAACTGCGCCCGGGCGGCGCTCCGGGGCCCGACCGGCCACCCGTACCACGCCCCACCGTCGAGGAGCTGCGGCTCACCGCCTTCAAGTCCTACCGACGGGCCGTCCTGCCGCTCGCGCCGCTCACCGTGCTGCACGGGCCCTCCGGAGTGGGCAAGTCCAACGCCCTCGACGCCCTGGCGGTGCTGTCCCGACTCGCCCTCGGCGAGGAGATCACCGGCTCCCTGAACGGGCTGCCCGACCGCACCGGCCCGCTCGCCACGCCCGTGCGCGGCGGCCTGGACGGGTGCGTGCCGCACAGGCGGGACGCCGTCATCCTGGGCTGCACCGTCCGCTCACCGCGCGGCCGGATCCGGCTCGACCTGGTGATCCGCACCGACGGGGCGGTCCGGATCGCCCGGGAGTCGCTCAGCCTCGACGGCCGGACCCTGGTGGACACCGGCGAGCAGGACGTGCGCAACGGGCGCGTCAACGTGTGCTGGCACAACGACACCCGGCAGGGGGACATCCGGGCGCCGCTCCCCAGCGGCACCATGATCACGGCGCAGCTGCCGCTGCGGGTGGCCGGCTCGTCCACCGGCGAGCAGCTGGTCCTGGCCGCGGTCGAGGACCTGCTCACCGCGCTGCGCGAGGTCTTCCCGCTGCACCCCGTCCCGGCGCTGATGCGCGGCTGGGCCAAGGCCGACCCGCAGGCCCGGCTGCGTAGCAACGCCGCCAACATCTCGGCCGTGATCAACCGGCTCGCCCACGAGTGCCCGCGCCGGTACGGGCAGCTGCTCCGGGCCGTCCAGGCGGCCGCGCCCCACCCGCTGCTCGGACTCACCCTCGCCGAGCGCGGGGGCGGGAGCGGGGACGTGCGGCGGGTGCTGGCCGTCTTCGACGAGGGCGTGCTCGGACGCACCGGGGCCGACCAGGCCTCCGACGGGATGCTGCGCCATCTCGCCTTCGCGGCGGTGCTGCTGACCGGGGCCGGGGTGCTCGACCTCGACGTGGCCACCGAGGTGCCGTGGGCGCACCGGCAGCTCACCGTGCTCGCCGAGGACCTCGGGGCCGGGCTCGCCACCGAGCAGACCGCCTCGCTGCTGCGGCTGGCGCGGGACATGACGGGGCGCAACCAGCTGCGGGTGGTGGCCGCGCTGCAGGAGCCGGCGGCGGCGCGGGAGGCGTTCGGGGCGGGCGAGGAGTCGGCGGGGGAGGTGGCGCTGGTGGAGTGCCGGCGGGATCCGGGGACGGGGTTGACGGTGCTGCGGCCGGAGACGGCCCGGGTGCCGATCCAGTGCGGGCGCGGGGAGGAGACTGCGTCGGTCGTCGGGGACGGGGGTGCCCCGTCTGTGGTCGGGGACGCGGATGCGGTAGACCTGGGGGCGTGGACGAACGAGTGACGAGGTCGGGGGAGCCGGTGGTGGACGGGGCGTCCGGGGAGCCCGGGGGTGCGGCGGAGCCCGGGCAGCCCGGGGAGCTGACCTTGGCGGGGCTGCGGCAGCGGCTGGTGGAGTTCGCGGCGGCCCGGCGGTGGGAGCCCTACCACACGCCGAAGAACCTGGCGGCGGCGCTGAGCGTGGAGGCGGGGGAACTGCTGGAGATCTTCCAGTGGCTCACGCCCGAGCAGGCGGCCGCCGTGATGTCCGACCCGGAACGGGCCCACCGGGTGCGCGACGAGGTCGCGGACGTGCTCGCGTACCTGGTGCAGTTCTGCACGGCGGTCGGAGTGGACCCGCTGGAGGCGCTGGCCGCCAAGATCGAGCGCAACGAACACCGCTTCCCGGTGCCGGACGCAGGGACCGATGTCAACCCGGACGTGGGCTGACCACCCTTGTGAGGGACGGAAGTTATCCACAACCCCCCGGTTGTCCACAGCTTCCGCAATGCCGGATGCAGCCCACCCCACGTTCCCCGCACGCTTTCGCCGTGACCACTCCACCGCCCCCGGCGGCGGTGCTGGTCGACGGCGACGACGAGCGGAAGGAACGGGGACCATGGAGGCGCTGCGACTGATCAAGACGGCCCGGCACGCGCTGGCCGAGGCCAGGCACGTACCGGATGTGCTGGCCGAGGC from Kitasatospora cathayae includes:
- a CDS encoding nucleotide pyrophosphohydrolase yields the protein MTLAGLRQRLVEFAAARRWEPYHTPKNLAAALSVEAGELLEIFQWLTPEQAAAVMSDPERAHRVRDEVADVLAYLVQFCTAVGVDPLEALAAKIERNEHRFPVPDAGTDVNPDVG
- a CDS encoding ATP-grasp domain-containing protein, which encodes MRLCFLVEEHYRRDGMPLDVARQLTTWGHRVEVLRPGDSLMAISEAVRAGSHDAWVLKTVSGGPGLTLLEAAATVGLTTVNDVRSIRGVRDKALASVIARTRGLPVPVTYAAARWERLAEIPAAEYPLVVKPADGSSGRGVRLVAGPDDLIGLGPELAGQGLLIAQPYVPNDGTDLKVYCIDGELFATERSSPLHPGEGVRERQVPLPGSVARIAAQVGEVFGLDLYGVDVLLGPDGPVVVDVNDFPSFRQVPDAVARVARAVLRLARSGTAGSVPALVPAGGDFGRLGLVDGGLR
- a CDS encoding AAA family ATPase gives rise to the protein MNPDAAAPAGPAQLRPGGAPGPDRPPVPRPTVEELRLTAFKSYRRAVLPLAPLTVLHGPSGVGKSNALDALAVLSRLALGEEITGSLNGLPDRTGPLATPVRGGLDGCVPHRRDAVILGCTVRSPRGRIRLDLVIRTDGAVRIARESLSLDGRTLVDTGEQDVRNGRVNVCWHNDTRQGDIRAPLPSGTMITAQLPLRVAGSSTGEQLVLAAVEDLLTALREVFPLHPVPALMRGWAKADPQARLRSNAANISAVINRLAHECPRRYGQLLRAVQAAAPHPLLGLTLAERGGGSGDVRRVLAVFDEGVLGRTGADQASDGMLRHLAFAAVLLTGAGVLDLDVATEVPWAHRQLTVLAEDLGAGLATEQTASLLRLARDMTGRNQLRVVAALQEPAAAREAFGAGEESAGEVALVECRRDPGTGLTVLRPETARVPIQCGRGEETASVVGDGGAPSVVGDADAVDLGAWTNE
- a CDS encoding putative RNA methyltransferase — translated: MLQDIEPYLACPHCAQALTRHERSLRCPAGHSFDLAKQGYVSLLAGDAHTGTGDTAEMVAARADFLAAGHYRPIADALAEAATAVAVVPGAAAVPNAAAVPGAAAVGAGPKEGLVADLGAGTGHYLAHVLDALPGRVGAALDISKFALRRAAKAHPRIGAVVCDAWRPLPLRDASADLMLNVFAPRNGPEIRRVLRPGGTLLLVSPTARHLRELVDALGLLSVDEDKQRRIDEKLGPYLTPVDQRSVEFTLRLGAQDVRTVVGMGPSAWHTDPDRLAAALAALPEPVEVTASVTVAAYRRPL
- a CDS encoding ATP-grasp domain-containing protein; amino-acid sequence: MRVGLITGDPGHPVLAATAELLARRGCGVEVVLPGGGASAGGPAESLADVYLLKARTPQALTLASELERRGAAVVNSAAATELCQDRVRMAELARSAGLPFATTVAAGRLAELADPAYPFVVKSRHSRRHDLVALVDSAARLRELVERWPREEVVTQPYVRGSGWDQKLWVVDGQVFAARRRSELSAVEGALAAADEWEPSAGLVALALRVGEAFGLTVYGVDLLDGAAEPVIVDVNAFPGVRGRPGAPEALAGLALRVAWERGRPSASGGG